The following proteins are co-located in the Rhodococcus opacus B4 genome:
- a CDS encoding acyl-CoA dehydrogenase family protein, translating to MNLALTDEELAFREEMRTFFTTQIPAEIRERYARGEEVGKEGFIESQRILNANGLATPHWPVEWGGRDWTPVQKHIWLDELQLASVPEPLAFNTSMVGPVIAAFGSQEQKEKFLPATANLDIWWCQGFSEPEAGSDLASLKTRAVRDGDDYVINGQKTWTTLAQHADWIFVLARTNPDAPKKQAGISFILVDLKTPGVTVRPIKLIDGGYEVNEVFFEDVRVPAENLVGEENQGWSYAKFLLGNERAGVTRLGFSKVRLAQAKKRAAEISVGEGALLDDPLFAARIAELENEIIALELTQLRVVASSADGKPNPASSLLKLRGSELQQATLELLTDVAGPDSLPFAAGDGISSPLWAQRTAPTYLNYRKVSIYSGSSEVQRSIIASSILGL from the coding sequence ATGAATCTGGCCTTGACCGACGAGGAGCTGGCGTTCCGCGAAGAGATGCGAACGTTCTTCACCACGCAGATTCCGGCGGAGATCCGCGAGCGGTACGCGCGTGGCGAAGAAGTCGGGAAAGAAGGCTTCATCGAGTCTCAGCGGATTCTGAACGCCAACGGGCTCGCGACGCCGCACTGGCCGGTCGAATGGGGCGGCCGCGACTGGACGCCGGTTCAGAAGCACATCTGGCTCGACGAGTTGCAACTCGCGTCGGTGCCCGAGCCGCTCGCATTCAACACCAGCATGGTCGGCCCCGTCATCGCGGCTTTCGGTTCGCAGGAGCAGAAGGAGAAGTTCCTTCCCGCGACCGCGAACCTCGACATCTGGTGGTGCCAGGGATTCTCCGAACCCGAGGCCGGTTCCGACCTCGCGTCGCTGAAGACCCGCGCGGTCCGCGACGGCGACGACTACGTCATCAACGGCCAGAAGACGTGGACCACGCTCGCGCAGCACGCCGACTGGATCTTCGTCCTCGCCCGCACCAATCCGGATGCCCCCAAGAAGCAGGCCGGCATCTCGTTCATCCTCGTCGACCTGAAGACGCCGGGTGTCACGGTGCGCCCGATCAAGCTGATCGACGGAGGCTACGAGGTCAACGAGGTCTTCTTCGAGGACGTGCGAGTGCCCGCCGAGAATCTCGTGGGCGAGGAGAACCAGGGCTGGAGCTACGCCAAGTTCCTGCTCGGCAACGAGCGCGCCGGCGTCACCCGCCTGGGATTCTCGAAGGTCCGGCTCGCGCAGGCGAAGAAGCGCGCCGCGGAGATCTCGGTCGGCGAGGGGGCACTGCTCGACGACCCGCTGTTCGCCGCCCGCATCGCGGAACTGGAGAACGAGATCATCGCGCTCGAGCTCACCCAGTTGCGGGTGGTCGCCAGTTCGGCCGACGGCAAGCCGAACCCGGCGTCGTCGCTGCTGAAGCTCCGCGGGTCCGAACTGCAGCAGGCGACGCTCGAACTGCTCACCGACGTCGCCGGACCCGACTCCCTTCCCTTCGCCGCCGGTGACGGCATCTCCTCACCGCTCTGGGCGCAGCGAACGGCACCGACCTATCTGAACTACCGCAAGGTTTCCATCTACAGCGGATCGAGCGAAGTGCAGCGCAGCATCATCGCCTCCTCGATCCTCGGATTGTGA
- the pnuC gene encoding nicotinamide riboside transporter PnuC, translating into MIAPLVDWLNSAAVTSFGTTTSWAEVLGFASGAVCVWLVARQSAWNWPIGIANNLVWILLFYAAGLFADSALQLVYIALAVAGWTRWIRGRAGNPLPVTGTSPEEWRWLAGAGVVGTAALTVLLHTATSSTVPFWDAVTTALSLLATWGQVNKRWESWVLWIAADLVYVPLYLHKGLTLTALLYVGFLALCVRGLLAWRRSSELPAPATTAGR; encoded by the coding sequence GTGATCGCACCACTCGTCGACTGGCTGAATTCGGCCGCGGTGACATCGTTCGGAACCACGACGAGCTGGGCCGAAGTCCTCGGGTTCGCGTCGGGCGCGGTGTGCGTCTGGCTCGTCGCCCGGCAATCCGCCTGGAACTGGCCGATCGGAATCGCGAACAACCTGGTCTGGATCCTGCTGTTCTACGCAGCCGGACTCTTCGCCGACTCGGCCCTCCAACTGGTCTACATCGCGCTCGCCGTGGCCGGGTGGACCCGGTGGATCCGCGGCCGTGCCGGAAACCCGTTGCCCGTCACCGGAACGTCGCCGGAAGAATGGAGGTGGCTCGCCGGAGCCGGCGTCGTCGGCACTGCCGCCTTGACCGTGCTTCTGCACACGGCGACGTCGTCCACGGTCCCGTTCTGGGACGCCGTCACCACAGCCCTGTCGCTGCTGGCCACCTGGGGACAGGTGAACAAGCGCTGGGAATCGTGGGTGCTGTGGATTGCGGCCGATCTCGTCTACGTCCCGCTGTACCTGCACAAGGGCCTGACGCTGACGGCCCTGCTGTACGTCGGCTTCCTCGCGCTCTGCGTCCGCGGGCTCCTCGCGTGGCGCAGGTCTTCGGAACTCCCCGCCCCCGCGACGACCGCGGGCAGGTGA
- a CDS encoding AAA family ATPase, translated as MHDNALVIGKFYPPHAGHHLLIREAARVAARVTVVVMASRVESIPLADRVSCLAESHARDRTVTVTGIACDAPMDLASRPVWAAQVACMRAAVRQVTGIAVDVVVSSEKYGDELARWFDAVHVPVDPERVRFPISGTACRGDLAGNWEHLDAPAQALLTTRIVVLGAESTGTTTVSHALAQHFRSRGGIWQRTHWVPEYGRTATADKLARARATDTAAGVDDLVWTGQDFADIARIQNEWEEAAARSGSPVTICDTDAEATTVWERRYLGPDSTRAEEHRPGRHALYLVTDHVGVPFVQDGLRDGESIREEMTGWFVDALTTAGRSWVMLTGSRAERLHLATQVTEQALAHRSTFAAPLEG; from the coding sequence ATGCACGACAACGCACTCGTGATCGGAAAGTTCTATCCCCCGCACGCCGGGCACCACCTGCTGATCCGGGAGGCGGCGCGGGTCGCCGCCCGGGTCACGGTGGTGGTGATGGCGTCCCGGGTCGAGTCGATTCCCTTGGCGGACAGAGTGTCCTGCCTCGCCGAGTCGCATGCGCGGGACCGCACGGTGACCGTGACCGGCATCGCGTGCGACGCCCCGATGGACCTCGCTTCGCGACCGGTGTGGGCCGCCCAGGTGGCGTGCATGCGCGCCGCGGTGCGACAGGTCACCGGCATTGCCGTCGACGTGGTCGTGTCGAGCGAGAAGTACGGCGACGAACTCGCCCGCTGGTTCGACGCCGTCCACGTCCCCGTCGACCCCGAGCGGGTCCGGTTTCCGATCTCGGGAACCGCCTGCCGAGGTGACCTCGCCGGCAACTGGGAACACCTCGACGCGCCTGCACAAGCGCTGCTGACCACCCGGATCGTGGTACTCGGCGCAGAATCTACCGGCACCACCACCGTCAGTCACGCACTGGCGCAGCACTTCCGGTCCCGGGGCGGGATCTGGCAGCGCACGCACTGGGTTCCGGAATACGGTCGAACGGCAACTGCGGACAAACTGGCGAGAGCCCGCGCCACCGACACGGCCGCCGGCGTCGACGACCTCGTGTGGACCGGGCAGGATTTCGCCGACATCGCCCGCATCCAGAACGAGTGGGAGGAAGCGGCGGCGCGATCGGGGTCGCCCGTGACGATCTGCGACACCGATGCCGAAGCGACCACCGTGTGGGAGCGGCGCTACCTCGGCCCCGACAGCACCCGGGCGGAAGAGCACCGACCGGGACGCCACGCCTTGTACCTCGTTACCGACCACGTCGGTGTCCCCTTCGTGCAGGATGGGTTGCGTGACGGAGAGTCGATCCGGGAGGAGATGACTGGGTGGTTCGTCGATGCACTCACCACCGCCGGGCGGTCGTGGGTGATGCTGACCGGGAGCCGGGCAGAGCGCCTCCACCTCGCGACGCAGGTCACCGAACAGGCACTCGCCCACCGATCGACGTTCGCCGCACCACTGGAAGGTTGA